Below is a genomic region from Pyrococcus kukulkanii.
TTTCATAAATCCTAAACAAGATCAGATGCTTGACAGTCCTCCAAGAAACGTTTAGGTCTTCACCATAGCTCGTGAGGAGAGTTGCAAATTCATCAAAGGTAATTAAGGCCTTAGGTATGCCAAGCTCCTGCCTATCTTTTTCTATCCTAATGAAGAAAGCCTCAAACTGGTAGAGCTTATCAGCCCTTTCGAGCTCCCTAACCCTTCTAGCAAGCTTGTTGTCCGGCAACTTTTCTAGGGTCTCAACTATCCTATCGGCAACATCCCTAACGAACTCTAACGCATCTTTTTCCAAACTCAACACCTCCAGACAGTAAAACTCTAGAAGCCTCCAGCTTGAGTTCACCCTTCTATTCTGGACGTCCACAAAATAGGGGAGTATGGACTCATTTTCTAATAGTCTGCGGTAAACTTCGTTCCTGCATTCCCTAACTACCTCCTCTTCACTTCTTCTCCTAGTGCATCCTTTGGCCCAGCCCATATTCGCAATCTTCCTGAATTCGGGGCCCGCAAAGGCTATGAACCTCAGGACGGGGTTTGGGATGTATATTATGTCTATTTCCTGCCCCTGATTGTTGCTTACGAAGTAATACAGGGTGATAGAAACACCATCAAGTTTGCCAAGCTCGAGATCCCTGCCTATCTCCATAAGCTTTTCAAACAAGAAGTTTTCAGGCCTCCTAAAGCCCCTGGCATTTGAAGCAAGCTGAGTTTTCCTGACATCATTTAAGGCTTCCTCGTGAAATCTAAGCATGAACTCCGGAGGATTCGTGTGAATTATCAAAAGTCTTTGCATTCTGTATGCGATTAAGGGCATGAATTGAGCCAAAAAGAGGCAGTGAGAACATATGTTGGCCCCGTCCTTGCCGGATGGAAAGTAGTTCGGCACTCCTCCGGTTCCCACAAGGGGAAAATCTGAGCGGTATACTGGCTTGGAGCGTGCATGTCTCCGCCCACAGATTTCGCACATTGGAGCGGATTTATCTTCCTTTTCTTTTAGAAGGGATAATAAGTTCTCTTTTATCTTTTCAGACGTTCTGTTCTTAGACATGCTTGGATTCGCCATCAAAATTCCACTGTTTGGGAGAACCATTGCATGGATATAACCAGAGCTCCATTCTTTTCTTGCATAGAGCTCAGATGCAAACTCGACGGCCTTTTGGATATCATCCCAGGTTAAATCCTGGGGCCTCGACTTCTTTGAAAGTAAGAGGATTGCTATAAGTCCCGCGTCGACAAAGGGGTGCCCAGTCCATTCAAAAGTAGGGAAGTTGGGAGATCCTTTACCCAAGAATTCATCCAACGTTTTCGTACTCTGCACCTCCTCCAAGTTGTAGTAATGAAGGGTCAGTAAACACTCTCCTTAACCCTGCTATCTTCAGACCTACCTCCAGGATAAACATCTGATTCATAGGTCCTCCCTTTAACTCCGCCCGATACACGTTTACCACCCTCGACTTTAACCATCCCAAAGCCGAGGGAGTTCTTTTCTCCAAAGCCAACGACATAGCCAACTTTAATCAGTTCATCATCTCCATAGGCCTTGAAAACTAAGTGCCACGCCATCTGATAAATTCCAGGTTTTATCATGAATCTCTTTGGTTTTGCAACCAATATCTCAATGTCAAAGTCATCAGGGGGTTTGTCTCCATTGATCATAACGTACTTGTCCTTGAGGTTCTCCTCTATTGCGGTGTAGAACTCCTCCTCTAGAGGAGACAGATCCACCCTCCTCCCATCTTTCACCGTCGTAACGGCAACGGGGGAGAGGGTTATGAATGTCAGTCCGCTGAGCTTTTTTGGTTCCTTAAGCGTTTTAACCTCCTCGAGGTAGAACTTCTCACCCCACAGCTCTATCTCTGGATTCTTAAATAAGCCAGTAATGAAGGCCTCCGCGATTTCGGGAATGCAGGTTGAGAAGTAGAAGAATCCTCTCTTCCCACCCAGGAAGTACGGTAGATCCCTTGGATGGCTTCTCTTTTCGGCCATAAACAGGGAGTAAGTAAACAGCTTTGGACCTTTAGTTTCGTGCAGGAAGGTGCTTAACCTTGGATTGGCTAGCTTTATCCTATTATATATCAACCCTTGAAGGTAGTATTGATGATTGTACGGAACCTTGAATTTTTCCCTCTCTGGTTTCAGTTTTATCAAGAACCTCAT
It encodes:
- the cas8a1 gene encoding type I-B CRISPR-associated protein Cas8b1/Cst1; amino-acid sequence: MQSTKTLDEFLGKGSPNFPTFEWTGHPFVDAGLIAILLLSKKSRPQDLTWDDIQKAVEFASELYARKEWSSGYIHAMVLPNSGILMANPSMSKNRTSEKIKENLLSLLKEKEDKSAPMCEICGRRHARSKPVYRSDFPLVGTGGVPNYFPSGKDGANICSHCLFLAQFMPLIAYRMQRLLIIHTNPPEFMLRFHEEALNDVRKTQLASNARGFRRPENFLFEKLMEIGRDLELGKLDGVSITLYYFVSNNQGQEIDIIYIPNPVLRFIAFAGPEFRKIANMGWAKGCTRRRSEEEVVRECRNEVYRRLLENESILPYFVDVQNRRVNSSWRLLEFYCLEVLSLEKDALEFVRDVADRIVETLEKLPDNKLARRVRELERADKLYQFEAFFIRIEKDRQELGIPKALITFDEFATLLTSYGEDLNVSWRTVKHLILFRIYEKLHDKLMKVKEEEKEVEEE
- the cas6 gene encoding CRISPR-associated endoribonuclease Cas6; the encoded protein is MRFLIKLKPEREKFKVPYNHQYYLQGLIYNRIKLANPRLSTFLHETKGPKLFTYSLFMAEKRSHPRDLPYFLGGKRGFFYFSTCIPEIAEAFITGLFKNPEIELWGEKFYLEEVKTLKEPKKLSGLTFITLSPVAVTTVKDGRRVDLSPLEEEFYTAIEENLKDKYVMINGDKPPDDFDIEILVAKPKRFMIKPGIYQMAWHLVFKAYGDDELIKVGYVVGFGEKNSLGFGMVKVEGGKRVSGGVKGRTYESDVYPGGRSEDSRVKESVY